In the bacterium genome, ATAAGGTTTTTAGCAAGAGTAATAATATTGCCCGCCCATTTCACCCTCACCCTATCCCTCTCCCATCAAGGGAGAGGGAATTTTGCTTTGTCTCCCAACTAACTGCTTAACTTAGTTTTGAGTAGTTCCGATTTTGTATCCCTCAGAACTCGAAACTTAAGTTCGCATAAAGGGAAAAGCGATGACATCCCGAATAGAAGCAGAATCAGTCAAAAGCATGACCAGCCGGTCAATCCCAAGGCCTAACCCTCCAGCCGGCGGCATGCCTAACTCTATGGCCTCCACAAAATTCTCATCCATTGGCGTGGCTGTTTCAAGCCCGGCTCGCTTTTTTTGGGCTTGTTCTTCCAGCAGGCTCCTTTGAAGAATGGGATCATTAAGCTCTGAGAAGGCGTTGCCCAGTTCTATCCCACCTACAATGGGCTCAAATCGCTCGATTAAAGTCGAGTCCTCCCGGTGGACCTTACACAAAGGAGACGTTTCTCTGGGGTAATCGTAGACAAAAGTCGGCTGAATTAACTTCGGCTGAACACAATGCTCAAATATCTCCAGGATAAGGAATCCCTTTTCTTGATTAAAATCGACCTTCTCTTCTATCCCCAGTTTTTTTATTTCATCACAAAGCGCCTGGTGAGAGAGTTCGCGACAATCAAGGCCGGTAAACGCCTTTATAGCCTCGAAAAGCTTAATTCTCTTCCAGGGGACCTTGAAATCAATCTCCATCCCCTGGTAATCAATCCTGGTGGTTCCCGTTATGCTTAGACAGACATATTCCATCATCTGCTCGGCTAACTTCATTATCTCATTATAGTCAACATAGGCCTCATAGCTTTCCAGAATGGTGAACTCCGGATTGTGAGACTTATCAATACCCTCGTTGCGAAAAGTCTTGGTAAGGGCATAGACCTTTTCAAAGCCCCCGACCAGGAATCGTTTCAGATACAGCTCAGGAGAGATGCTTAAAAATACATCCTGATTAATGGCATTCACATGGGTAGTAAAGGGACGCGCTTCAGCCCCGCCATATACCGACTGAAGTAAGGGAATCTCCACTTCGTAATAGCCCTTCTGGTTTAAGAATTCACGGATAGCCGCAATAATCAATGTCCTTTGCTTGAACACCGCCAGGACATCCCGATTCATAATCATATCCAGCGATCTCTGTCGGTATCGAAGTTCTTTGTCTACCAGGCCGTGATACTTTTCAGGAAGTGGTTTAATCGACTTGGTTAAGATAGAAAAATCACTTACCTTGACGGTAATTTCCCCGGTTTTGGTCTTAAACAGGGTGCCGACTGCCCCGATAATGTCACCAGTCTCCAATAACTTACTCAGGCCATATTTCTCTTCACCCAGCCCATCCATTTTAAAATAAAGCTGAATGACGCCTGCCCAATCCTGGATAGTCATAAAAGAGGCCTTACCCATGCGTCTTACCAGCATTATCCGACCGGCCAGTGAAACCACTTGTTGAGAATCCGCCAGGTCTTCAAACTGCTCTCTCAATTGCTGGGAATTAGAGTCTACTGGGAAAGAATAAGGATAAGGATTTATCCCTTTCGCCTTGAGCGCTTCTAACTTTGTGATTCGAGACTGAATAAGATCATCCGACATAAGTATAATCCTCCCAAATATCTACTCAGGTCTTCATTGATGCTCGATACTCAAGCATCGAGCATCGAGCATCAAGCATCGAGCCCCCTTCCCTCAGGCGGCCGTGGCTGAACGGTTACGAAATATTATAGCCCCGATAAATAGCAAAGTCAAGAAAAATCCTACCCCTATATCTCTTCCAGCCTTTCTTCTATTACCCATCCCTTAAGCCCCTCCTTGGGCAGACCTACTTCCAACCAGCCTTCTCGCTGGTTCAAGATAATAACCCGCTTCCCCTCCGGCAGGCTGATGCCCACCGAATAGTCCTCCCCCGGACCGTTTCGGGCGGCGGTCTTTTCTAAGACAATAGCCGGTTTATGGGCCTGTTCATAATAAATCTTTGTCCCCAGGCATAAGCCGCTCAAAAGAAAGATAATAGCCATGGCCAGATTTAATCGAAGCCAAAAAGGGCCTGACCTGAACAGGTAAATGATAAGCCCTAACATGAGGAGCCAATAAAAAAGGGTGGTGAAGATGGTCAATTCGTGGATTGAAAAGAGGTTGAGGCCTCGCTGCCACCAATGATCCTTAGATTCGTTGATCAAGGCCCTGGCAAATTCCAGGTTAAAGCGAATATCTTCATCCCTGGGGGAAAGTCTCTTAGCCCGCTCATAATTCAGGATAGCCTGGCCCAGTGCCTTATTCCTGAAATAGGCGTTACCTAAATTATAAAAGAGGGTAGAGTTTTTTATTCCCCGCTTGATTATTTCCTCATATCCCTTAGCGGCCTCGGCATAATCTCCTTTTTGGTA is a window encoding:
- the lysS gene encoding lysine--tRNA ligase, with product MSDDLIQSRITKLEALKAKGINPYPYSFPVDSNSQQLREQFEDLADSQQVVSLAGRIMLVRRMGKASFMTIQDWAGVIQLYFKMDGLGEEKYGLSKLLETGDIIGAVGTLFKTKTGEITVKVSDFSILTKSIKPLPEKYHGLVDKELRYRQRSLDMIMNRDVLAVFKQRTLIIAAIREFLNQKGYYEVEIPLLQSVYGGAEARPFTTHVNAINQDVFLSISPELYLKRFLVGGFEKVYALTKTFRNEGIDKSHNPEFTILESYEAYVDYNEIMKLAEQMMEYVCLSITGTTRIDYQGMEIDFKVPWKRIKLFEAIKAFTGLDCRELSHQALCDEIKKLGIEEKVDFNQEKGFLILEIFEHCVQPKLIQPTFVYDYPRETSPLCKVHREDSTLIERFEPIVGGIELGNAFSELNDPILQRSLLEEQAQKKRAGLETATPMDENFVEAIELGMPPAGGLGLGIDRLVMLLTDSASIRDVIAFPFMRT